From the Ananas comosus cultivar F153 unplaced genomic scaffold, ASM154086v1, whole genome shotgun sequence genome, the window gctccaCGCCTCTATAGCGTTCCGACTATGTCAAGCATCAGGCaaccttgcctatgcacaccgaccACACGAACACGACTCGCCTACCTCaactcgaggtactactaggcctaAATGCTCGTGCTCGATAACTATTCGGCTATCTTCTCAACAATGACcttactttcactgttcgatctaccggatCCGTATTCGAAATACTCGAACTACTCGGGTATCCTTAACGTCACGGCGTAACTCTCGCAATCCACTAACTATTGCCTTGAGAGTCACTTTACCGTTTCGTCTCTACCACAGGTCTCGTTCTTATCCAAGAATCACCgctagccatttgctagtatCACTTGGCCCTCTACCTGCTCCAGTAGGCGCTACACTCTCACGATGCAAGCATGCTCGGGTGTCTACCTACCCGTccactcggtccctactatgcaatatataaatagtagcaactgaccatatgataaatgcatgtaatgcatcaacttgagattacgcaaaagcatatgcttgcttaattaactcatacctgcaagCCCTGTCCTGGAGAAAGACAAGGCCGTCGCCAGTGCCAAGGCCCGGCCGTCACCacgcggacactcgtcccgcataTGGCCCGACAgtccacacttgaagcacttgccctctcgctGCTCACACTGCTGTGGGAAATGAGGGCCTCCACATATAGCACAtttcgccgaggaccgaatgcggtatgtccccggagctcgggatcgcgagTGCGAACTCGACGAAGTCCGTTGGGAGCTTGACTGACCACTGGATCCACCTGTCGGTCgtcctttccccttttccttgtaatatgcctcgcgctcctcccgcaGAGATGCCTCGTCTtgctctatccacaaggcccgatccaggacttcGGCAAAAGTCCGCAACTTGTGTACCAGCACAGCCTTGTAAAGGCTCGGCCGcagtccacgcacaaagcaaTCAGCCTTGTCCctgtcatcccgtaccacgtTCGGAacacaatgcacgatacggaAAAATTCCCGTTCGTACTGCCTAActgagcgatctccttgccgcagcttttGGAACCTTTCCTTAAGCTTTCGcttttcactgtcggggaagtaagcCAAGAATAACAacccccgaaactcttcccatgtcataggagggagaccaGGCGATCGATCTtgcttgacgcctttccaccacaccttcgccgattgtTTCAGATAA encodes:
- the LOC109703810 gene encoding uncharacterized protein LOC109703810 yields the protein MVQRQQEAAVRQEEQMKRLQETVDRLVAAPAAARRGRPGVAAEVVPSRSGDPTPDTDPWIVEMWIDSIETLFEDLYTLERDKVNLAVHYLKQSAKVWWKGVKQDRSPGLPPMTWEEFRGLLFLAYFPDSEKRKLKERFQKLRQGDRSVRQYEREFFRIVHCVPNVVRDDRDKADCFVRGLRPSLYKAVLVHKLRTFAEVLDRALWIEQDEASLREEREAYYKEKGKGRPTGGSSGQSSSQRTSSSSHSRSRAPGTYRIRSSAKCAICGGPHFPQQCEQREGKCFKCGLSGHMRDECPRGDGRALALATALSFSRTGLAGKNQEEELERKLEKKLGGEEGLELSDYLFFFISSREGSF